ATACATAAGTACACCTCGGGATCCTTGACTGTAGATGCTAACagcaataaaatcaagaatggaAAATTGGCAATccttaaaaacgaaaatgatacaaaaattaatcaagaaaCAATACGAATGAACGGTTCTCAAGATATGGTTTACCAAGAAAACCGATACCGGCATTTCGCTGAGGTCATAGGCCTTCTCAGTTCACAGGCAAAAAATCTCGGCCTAGAGGGTAAATCGTTTAGCAAGGATATGAAAATATCGGAGATGAAAGAATATGTTACAAATAAACTACCGAAGGTGGCAGCCCAGAAAAAAGAACTCTTCAAGCATCTTTTGCTGTGTGAAACTATAATGGAAGACATCGGAGGAAACTTCGAAAAACTCCAACTTATTGAAGAAAGCATGCTTACCAACACAAATCGGAAACAAATAATGGCATTCGTTGACGAGCTACTGGCAGCTGATGCTcacaaatttaacattttgcgACTTATCTGTCTATATCACATAACGATAGGCCTAACCAGCGAAGACATGACCAAACTTATGACGTCCTACCTAAATGCCTTCGGATACCAGCACCTGGGCGTGTTCAACAATCTTTTCCAAGCAAGGCTTTTCCCTGATACTACGAATctaacgaaaacaaaaattctatcTCAAATTTCGATCCCAATTCTGAAATCTCAATTTCAAATAGAAGCCAGTAAATTGAAACTTCTTCCCACTGACGTTAGCGAATCTATCCAGTCACCCGGGTCATCTAACAACCCAACCAGCCCCAGTATTCCGAGCAAAAAGCAGTGCCCTAGCTATGTTTTCAACGGTAACTACATTCCACTGGTCGCGCAGCTATGTCAAATGATACTGAACACCAACGGATTGGACGATCTAAATCAACGGCTGGGTCATCTGGAGCGGTTGAAGTTATCCGTCGGTAGTTTTGGGACCAAAACCATACGCGAATTGACTGTAACTGGGACGGCAAAATCGGACATCAATCAACTGTTGCCGTTGAAGCGTAAAACTATCTTTGTATTGGTGATAGGAGGTTTGACCTATGCGGAAGTGGCCGCTTGCAAACTGGTGGAGAAATTAACTGGAGCTAGGATCGTGCTGGCATCGGATGCTATTGTGTCCGGCTGTGACATTGTTGAGAGTATCGTTGCTTGTTAGCGCGATGTGCAAGTACACAAATAAAGAAAGTTTATTCTTTGAAAGCTTAGTTGTTGCTTTGTTTGAAAGATTTCTATTGAAATAGCAACAATGAACCAAAGAAAAAGAAACTagaaaatgctttaaatttattcatcagAGGGTTTTC
The genomic region above belongs to Uranotaenia lowii strain MFRU-FL unplaced genomic scaffold, ASM2978415v1 HiC_scaffold_722, whole genome shotgun sequence and contains:
- the LOC129760682 gene encoding vacuolar protein sorting-associated protein 33B, with protein sequence MDAILDKKLLGFRQIAQEKLQHILYSIPLDKDLIIEPTLIKPLEHVVGATWLRKKGIDKIYKFDPKNAPPKRKQFIYFLTSNLLTFKSALDQISSYHSQMSSGLVAEVDRTNKQYHVVIFPLVLASFEHLLEEEGLYGLVELYSYQWDFICLDQGVMSLELPNVFADIFVRQDGSLLGSIAQSLRIFNMIMGKPKLVFTYGDSSEKVLQIMQKIENGKKTKSGEGRDAIDFNTMLIVDRDRDYASCLLTPVVYSGLLMEIHKYTSGSLTVDANSNKIKNGKLAILKNENDTKINQETIRMNGSQDMVYQENRYRHFAEVIGLLSSQAKNLGLEGKSFSKDMKISEMKEYVTNKLPKVAAQKKELFKHLLLCETIMEDIGGNFEKLQLIEESMLTNTNRKQIMAFVDELLAADAHKFNILRLICLYHITIGLTSEDMTKLMTSYLNAFGYQHLGVFNNLFQARLFPDTTNLTKTKILSQISIPILKSQFQIEASKLKLLPTDVSESIQSPGSSNNPTSPSIPSKKQCPSYVFNGNYIPLVAQLCQMILNTNGLDDLNQRLGHLERLKLSVGSFGTKTIRELTVTGTAKSDINQLLPLKRKTIFVLVIGGLTYAEVAACKLVEKLTGARIVLASDAIVSGCDIVESIVAC